In a single window of the Terriglobus roseus genome:
- a CDS encoding TolC family protein: MSTAVMERMTQHDRAWSCSPRPGRWATAVLAAILPLAAGAQATSQGSNGQGSSAGGHAASGPATVQAAQQTLQSIPGGGQSQGGVNGVSQNDYKGSLIQGKATDGILELTLDDAIQRGFRNNLGIILQGSAVQNASGTRLQQLQALLPTITGSATYTVQQVNLAAYGLTFPGVPQIVGPFQVFDFRAYLSQSLLNINSIQSYLAAKHNFQGAKLSAEDARNLVVLTVGNAYLLCIADASRIEAVEAEKANAKVSLDQATANHDAGTSPKLDVLRAQVDFQNTDQQLIQAKNQLEKDKLALARAIGLPLDQKFHVSDASPYTAATPTTPDQAFADAMKNRKDLAGAEERVKGAESQKSAARAEYYPTVNVTGDFGDLGTTPGHSHGTYTATGEVSAPILQIAKTRGDIAVADASLQQQKARYSDQVQQINADVRDALLDIEAAAKLVEATKSNVDLANEALSEAQQRFRAGVADNLAVSDAQSQTQQANDQYISALYQHNVAKLSLARAVGYAGTNYKQALQLGGK; the protein is encoded by the coding sequence GTGAGCACAGCAGTAATGGAGCGTATGACGCAACACGATCGAGCATGGAGCTGTTCCCCGCGCCCGGGGCGGTGGGCGACGGCGGTTCTTGCAGCAATCCTTCCGCTGGCAGCGGGCGCGCAGGCGACATCGCAGGGCAGCAACGGCCAGGGTTCTTCGGCTGGCGGCCACGCAGCGAGTGGCCCGGCGACGGTGCAGGCAGCACAACAGACCCTGCAGTCAATCCCCGGCGGCGGGCAGTCTCAGGGTGGCGTGAACGGCGTTAGCCAGAATGACTACAAGGGCTCGCTGATTCAGGGCAAGGCGACTGACGGCATCCTGGAGCTGACTCTGGACGATGCCATTCAGCGCGGGTTCCGTAACAACCTTGGCATCATCTTGCAGGGTTCGGCGGTGCAGAACGCGTCGGGCACACGTCTGCAGCAGTTGCAGGCTTTGCTGCCCACGATCACTGGCTCGGCGACCTACACGGTGCAGCAGGTGAACTTGGCGGCTTACGGCCTCACCTTCCCGGGTGTCCCGCAGATTGTTGGTCCCTTCCAGGTCTTCGACTTCCGCGCGTATCTTTCGCAGTCACTGTTGAACATCAACAGTATTCAGAGCTATCTGGCTGCGAAGCACAATTTCCAGGGGGCCAAGCTTTCAGCAGAGGATGCGCGCAACCTGGTGGTTTTGACCGTCGGGAACGCGTATCTGTTGTGCATCGCCGACGCATCGCGCATCGAGGCAGTAGAGGCGGAGAAGGCGAATGCAAAGGTTTCGCTTGATCAGGCAACCGCAAACCACGATGCCGGTACCAGCCCCAAGCTGGATGTGCTGCGCGCTCAAGTCGACTTCCAGAACACCGATCAGCAGCTGATCCAGGCTAAGAATCAACTGGAAAAGGACAAGCTTGCCTTGGCGCGGGCGATTGGTCTGCCGCTGGACCAGAAATTCCACGTGTCGGATGCCTCGCCGTATACGGCCGCGACACCCACCACACCTGACCAGGCTTTTGCCGACGCCATGAAGAACCGTAAGGATCTTGCCGGTGCGGAAGAGCGTGTCAAGGGTGCTGAGTCGCAGAAGTCCGCGGCCAGGGCTGAGTACTATCCGACGGTGAACGTGACCGGCGACTTTGGCGATCTGGGCACAACTCCAGGCCACTCGCACGGAACCTACACTGCGACGGGCGAGGTCTCCGCGCCGATTTTGCAGATTGCCAAGACGCGCGGCGACATTGCCGTGGCGGATGCGAGCCTGCAGCAGCAGAAAGCTCGTTACAGCGACCAGGTGCAGCAGATCAACGCGGACGTTCGCGATGCCCTGCTGGATATTGAGGCCGCTGCAAAGCTTGTAGAAGCTACCAAGTCCAACGTCGATCTTGCGAACGAAGCGTTGAGCGAGGCGCAGCAGCGCTTTCGCGCGGGTGTCGCAGACAATCTTGCCGTGTCCGACGCACAGTCGCAGACGCAGCAGGCGAATGATCAATACATCAGCGCGCTCTACCAGCACAATGTGGCGAAACTTTCGCTGGCGCGCGCGGTCGGCTATGCCGGCACGAACTATAAACAGGCTCTTCAACTCGGAGGAAAGTGA
- a CDS encoding HlyD family secretion protein, producing the protein MADSDQQQAGTQQQDNNQAAPPAQDNKPEVTESAPAKARRKFIIIAVVILLVLTAGFFYWRSTFTEDTDDAQIDGDLYQVSARVSGQVIKVNVTDNQKVNIGDPIAEIDPRDYQVALEQAEAQLANAKASFTQANANVPITSVQTRTQVSTSGSDVATAEAAVAQQQKNVSAAQARVEQAKANALKAQLDVERYTPLVAKDVISKQQFDQAVAQASATNAALLEAQQNVIAQQAGVAQAQSKLASSRSDAQQARENGPKQVQVQQARAQAANADIMTAQAKVDQAKLNLSYCHITAPTSGIINRKNVAVGQNISIGQNMLTIIPLDNLWVTANFKETQLEKMKVGQVVNFTVDALGGRKYHGHLTQVGGATGSRLSLFPPENATGNYVKVVQRIPVRIDIDKGENDDHLLRPGYSVVPDVDIK; encoded by the coding sequence GTGGCAGATTCCGATCAGCAACAAGCTGGTACTCAGCAGCAGGACAACAATCAGGCAGCTCCGCCGGCTCAGGACAACAAGCCTGAGGTGACGGAGAGTGCTCCCGCAAAAGCTCGTCGCAAGTTCATCATTATTGCGGTGGTCATTCTGCTGGTGCTGACAGCCGGATTCTTCTATTGGCGCTCGACCTTCACAGAAGATACGGACGACGCGCAGATCGACGGCGATCTGTACCAGGTGTCAGCGCGTGTCAGCGGCCAGGTCATCAAAGTGAACGTTACTGACAACCAGAAGGTCAACATCGGCGACCCGATTGCCGAGATTGACCCGCGCGACTACCAGGTCGCACTGGAGCAGGCAGAAGCACAGCTTGCGAATGCCAAGGCAAGCTTCACCCAGGCTAACGCGAACGTGCCGATCACCAGCGTGCAGACTCGGACGCAGGTCAGCACTTCAGGCTCAGACGTTGCAACCGCCGAAGCAGCCGTCGCACAACAGCAGAAGAATGTGTCGGCAGCGCAGGCTCGCGTGGAGCAGGCAAAGGCGAACGCTCTCAAGGCTCAGCTTGACGTGGAGCGCTACACGCCGCTCGTCGCCAAGGATGTCATCAGCAAGCAGCAGTTCGATCAGGCTGTAGCGCAAGCGTCCGCGACGAACGCGGCACTGCTTGAGGCGCAGCAGAACGTGATCGCTCAGCAGGCAGGCGTCGCGCAGGCACAGTCCAAGCTGGCAAGCTCCCGCAGCGATGCGCAGCAGGCCCGTGAGAACGGTCCCAAGCAGGTGCAGGTACAGCAGGCACGTGCGCAGGCAGCGAATGCGGACATCATGACGGCGCAGGCAAAGGTGGACCAGGCGAAGCTGAACCTGAGCTACTGCCACATCACGGCACCGACCAGCGGCATCATCAACCGGAAGAACGTTGCGGTTGGCCAGAATATCTCCATCGGCCAGAACATGCTCACGATCATTCCGCTGGATAACCTCTGGGTGACCGCGAACTTCAAGGAAACGCAGTTGGAAAAGATGAAAGTTGGACAGGTCGTCAACTTCACCGTCGACGCTCTGGGCGGCCGGAAGTATCACGGTCACCTGACTCAGGTCGGTGGCGCAACGGGCTCGCGCCTGTCGCTCTTCCCACCGGAAAACGCTACCGGTAACTATGTCAAGGTGGTGCAGCGCATCCCGGTCCGTATCGACATCGATAAGGGCGAGAATGACGATCACCTGTTGCGTCCTGGCTACTCCGTCGTGCCGGATGTGGACATCAAGTAG
- a CDS encoding 3-hydroxyacyl-CoA dehydrogenase NAD-binding domain-containing protein, which translates to MTSVTPPFEGKKGPLTLALIGAGKAGRSLAAAAIRAGHRVVLEDVMPAKLREALDEIPIAGMPGTLETVTTVEDAVREADIAIDFVPDELESKLEIVCMVDRMAPPKTVLCIQTRALNVTDLANCTYRADRCVGLVFDETITVRRGIKTSDETMALVEAFARSCGAAVEVRDEAPITL; encoded by the coding sequence TTGACGTCTGTAACCCCACCTTTCGAAGGTAAGAAGGGCCCGCTGACGCTCGCGCTGATTGGCGCGGGCAAGGCGGGCCGTTCGCTTGCTGCCGCGGCGATTCGTGCGGGACATCGTGTGGTGCTGGAAGACGTCATGCCGGCCAAGCTGCGCGAGGCGCTCGACGAGATACCGATCGCAGGCATGCCAGGCACGCTTGAGACTGTCACCACGGTCGAAGATGCCGTGCGCGAAGCCGACATCGCGATCGACTTCGTGCCGGATGAACTCGAGTCAAAGCTTGAGATCGTCTGCATGGTCGACCGCATGGCTCCGCCGAAGACGGTGCTCTGCATCCAGACACGCGCGCTCAACGTGACCGATCTGGCGAATTGCACGTATCGTGCTGATCGCTGCGTTGGCCTTGTGTTCGACGAGACAATTACCGTTCGTCGCGGCATCAAGACATCCGACGAGACCATGGCACTGGTGGAAGCGTTTGCTCGCTCCTGTGGCGCCGCCGTAGAAGTGCGGGACGAAGCACCGATCACGCTGTAA
- the glgX gene encoding glycogen debranching protein GlgX gives MTSRKAVRQSPNVQRKQTVLTQTSRYRISEGSPNPRGATWDGSGTNFSLFSDNAKRVELCLFDESGENEVERIMLPEYTDGIWHVYVEGLAPGTAYGYRVYGPYEPAQGHRFNPNKLLLDPYATAHIGSLKWGPEIFGYIVETGDDTTFDTRDSATCMPKCLVTDPNFAWHDSISTPRTCRVAWDATVLYELHTKGYTKLHPDLPENLRGTYAGLGSKPVVDYIESLGVTSIELLPIQTFMDESHLHDMNLTNFWGYNTIGFFAPDPRYAADPKRALQEFKTMVAQYHERCLEVVMDVVYNHTAEGNERGPTLSFKGIDNASYYRLHAENRRYYVNDTGTGNTVNVNHPRVLQMVCDSLRYWVQETHVDGFRFDLGTILAREPDGFDKGSGFLKVVMQDPVLSRVKLIAEPWDIGPGGYRVGEFPPGWMEWNDTFRDRSRGFWIGRDSSTELAKALTGSPEIFDHHGRRPWTSVNFITAHDGFTMNDLVSYNDKHNLENGEDNRDGSNDNRSWNCGVEGPTDDSKINTLRNRQMRNLMATLLLSHGTPMMLGGDEFARTQRGNNNAYCQDNDISWVDWSKRETNAAMLAFTKKLLALRFRYPVLRGSRYLHDEVDTESGIRELCWFLPDATETQRSGWNGDAPRCFGMMIDGEARPSGLAERGHTESLFLAVNDFHEDVPFTLPKNGAWQLLLDTDRDVMEESPEAQETYTVKAQSLALFVKDATAS, from the coding sequence ATGACGTCACGAAAGGCCGTGCGGCAGTCGCCGAACGTGCAGAGGAAACAGACCGTTTTGACCCAGACATCACGCTACAGAATCAGCGAAGGCTCACCAAACCCTCGCGGTGCAACCTGGGACGGCAGCGGTACGAACTTCTCCCTGTTCAGCGACAACGCCAAGCGCGTTGAGCTGTGCCTGTTCGATGAGTCGGGCGAGAACGAGGTGGAACGCATCATGCTGCCGGAATACACCGACGGCATCTGGCATGTATACGTCGAGGGACTGGCTCCCGGCACGGCGTACGGCTATCGCGTCTACGGTCCTTATGAGCCCGCCCAGGGTCATCGCTTCAACCCGAACAAGCTGCTGCTGGATCCGTACGCAACGGCTCACATCGGGAGCCTGAAGTGGGGACCTGAAATCTTCGGGTACATCGTCGAGACGGGCGATGACACCACCTTCGACACGCGTGACAGCGCCACCTGCATGCCAAAGTGCCTGGTCACCGACCCGAACTTCGCGTGGCATGACAGCATCAGCACACCACGGACGTGCCGCGTCGCGTGGGATGCCACCGTGCTGTATGAGCTGCATACGAAGGGTTACACCAAGCTGCATCCGGATCTGCCAGAGAATCTGCGCGGCACGTATGCAGGCCTGGGATCGAAGCCGGTCGTGGACTATATCGAGTCGCTCGGCGTGACGTCGATTGAACTGCTGCCCATTCAGACCTTCATGGATGAGTCGCACCTGCATGACATGAACCTGACGAACTTCTGGGGCTACAACACCATCGGGTTCTTCGCGCCGGATCCTCGCTATGCCGCCGATCCAAAGCGTGCCTTGCAGGAGTTCAAGACCATGGTGGCGCAGTATCACGAGCGCTGCCTCGAAGTGGTGATGGACGTGGTCTACAACCACACCGCGGAAGGTAACGAACGCGGTCCGACGTTGTCCTTCAAGGGAATTGATAACGCCAGTTACTATCGCCTGCATGCCGAGAATCGTCGCTACTACGTGAATGACACGGGCACCGGCAACACGGTGAATGTGAATCATCCACGCGTACTGCAAATGGTCTGCGACAGCCTGCGCTACTGGGTACAGGAAACGCATGTCGATGGTTTCCGCTTCGACCTTGGGACGATCCTGGCACGCGAGCCGGATGGCTTCGACAAAGGTAGCGGCTTCCTGAAAGTCGTCATGCAGGATCCGGTTCTGAGCCGCGTGAAGCTGATCGCTGAGCCATGGGACATTGGTCCTGGAGGCTATCGTGTAGGCGAGTTTCCACCCGGATGGATGGAGTGGAACGACACCTTCCGCGATCGCTCGCGAGGCTTCTGGATCGGTCGCGACAGCAGCACAGAGCTGGCAAAAGCACTGACCGGCTCGCCCGAGATCTTCGACCACCACGGCCGGCGACCGTGGACCAGCGTCAACTTCATTACGGCGCATGATGGCTTCACCATGAATGACCTTGTCAGCTACAACGACAAGCACAATCTCGAGAATGGCGAAGACAATCGCGACGGCAGCAACGACAACCGTTCATGGAACTGCGGCGTAGAAGGACCAACGGACGACAGCAAGATCAACACCCTGCGCAACCGGCAGATGCGAAACCTCATGGCGACCCTGCTGCTCTCGCACGGCACACCGATGATGCTGGGTGGAGACGAGTTCGCGCGGACGCAACGCGGCAATAATAACGCCTACTGCCAGGACAACGACATCAGCTGGGTGGACTGGAGCAAGCGTGAGACGAATGCTGCGATGCTTGCCTTCACGAAGAAGCTGCTGGCATTGCGGTTTCGCTATCCCGTGCTCCGCGGCAGTCGCTACCTGCACGACGAAGTGGACACCGAGTCGGGCATTCGTGAGCTGTGCTGGTTTCTGCCGGATGCTACCGAGACGCAGCGGAGCGGATGGAACGGCGATGCACCGCGGTGCTTTGGCATGATGATCGACGGCGAAGCACGTCCGTCGGGGCTCGCCGAGCGAGGCCACACAGAATCACTCTTCCTGGCGGTGAATGACTTCCATGAGGACGTTCCGTTCACGCTGCCGAAGAATGGCGCGTGGCAACTGCTCCTCGATACCGATCGGGATGTCATGGAAGAAAGCCCGGAAGCCCAGGAGACTTACACCGTGAAAGCGCAGTCGCTGGCGCTGTTCGTCAAGGACGCCACGGCTTCCTGA
- a CDS encoding low affinity iron permease family protein, which translates to MPTEDVPVEVRMRTTNDWFGRFAASSSGWLGSKWAFCAAVLLIVVWAATGPLFHYSQSWQLVINTGTTIVTFLMVFLIQNTQNRDARAINLKLDELIRSSKRARNQMIDIENLSDLELDALHAGYEAVRAECDEPQKPAAEVTQLPL; encoded by the coding sequence GTGCCGACTGAAGACGTTCCCGTAGAAGTACGCATGCGCACCACGAATGACTGGTTCGGCCGTTTCGCTGCATCGTCCTCCGGCTGGCTTGGCTCGAAATGGGCCTTTTGCGCCGCCGTTCTGCTGATTGTGGTCTGGGCAGCAACGGGACCGCTCTTCCACTACTCCCAGTCATGGCAGCTGGTGATCAACACTGGCACGACGATCGTCACGTTCCTGATGGTCTTCCTGATTCAGAACACGCAGAACCGCGATGCGCGTGCGATCAACCTGAAGCTGGATGAGTTGATCCGTTCCAGCAAACGCGCTCGCAATCAGATGATCGACATTGAGAACCTGAGCGACCTGGAGCTCGATGCGTTGCACGCCGGCTACGAAGCTGTGCGAGCAGAATGCGACGAACCCCAGAAGCCCGCGGCAGAAGTCACACAGCTTCCGCTGTAG
- the hxlA gene encoding 3-hexulose-6-phosphate synthase, producing MKLQVAIDLLSTKDALTLLEKVAEHVDIIELGTPLIKQEGLAVVTAVKAAYPNKIVFADMKTMDAGALEADMAFKAGADLVSVLAAAGDSTISGAVDSAKKHNKGIVADVIGVLDKATRVKQLKALGVQSVELHAGLDEQAEAGYSISKLLEAGRGADIPFAVAGGVNLDRISEVEAAGASVAVAGAAIYGASDPAAAAKALRAKIKNLG from the coding sequence ATGAAGCTGCAGGTAGCAATCGATCTTCTGTCCACGAAGGACGCCCTCACGTTGTTGGAGAAGGTCGCGGAGCACGTCGACATCATTGAGCTGGGTACGCCGCTCATCAAGCAGGAGGGTCTCGCCGTCGTCACCGCCGTCAAGGCTGCCTACCCCAACAAGATCGTCTTCGCGGACATGAAGACAATGGACGCAGGCGCACTGGAAGCCGACATGGCCTTCAAGGCAGGCGCAGACCTGGTCAGCGTTCTGGCAGCAGCGGGCGACAGCACCATCTCCGGCGCGGTCGACTCCGCGAAGAAGCACAACAAGGGCATCGTAGCGGACGTTATCGGCGTTCTCGACAAGGCAACACGCGTCAAGCAGCTCAAGGCTCTGGGCGTTCAGTCCGTGGAGCTGCATGCAGGTCTCGATGAGCAGGCAGAGGCCGGCTACTCCATCAGCAAGCTGCTGGAAGCGGGCCGCGGCGCCGACATCCCGTTTGCCGTTGCCGGTGGCGTGAATCTGGACCGCATCAGCGAAGTAGAAGCGGCGGGCGCATCGGTCGCCGTTGCAGGTGCTGCCATCTACGGCGCGTCCGATCCAGCCGCAGCCGCAAAGGCCCTGCGCGCGAAGATCAAGAACCTCGGCTAA
- the hxlB gene encoding 6-phospho-3-hexuloisomerase, translating into MPHQALPQIEDITTARNLLVHELQTTLDAVDPTQLQTAAKLILTSPRIFLFGAGRSGLSLKMVAMRLMHLGLQAYVAGETTTPSITAGDLLVVASASGTTTSVMNAVEVAKKNNARMLAITTAPASKLGQLADAIILLPAASKSDTGERASQQYAGSLFEQAVLLVMDTLFHALWKSGTQSSEELLKRHANLE; encoded by the coding sequence ATGCCTCACCAAGCCCTACCCCAGATCGAAGACATCACCACCGCTCGCAACCTTCTCGTCCACGAACTCCAGACCACCCTCGACGCCGTAGACCCCACCCAGCTTCAGACCGCGGCAAAGCTGATCCTGACCAGCCCGCGCATCTTCCTCTTCGGCGCCGGTCGCAGCGGACTCTCGTTGAAGATGGTTGCCATGCGCCTGATGCACCTGGGCCTGCAGGCCTACGTTGCGGGTGAAACCACCACGCCCTCCATCACCGCAGGCGATCTTCTTGTCGTCGCCTCTGCTTCCGGCACGACGACATCGGTAATGAATGCAGTCGAAGTGGCGAAGAAGAACAACGCACGCATGCTCGCCATCACCACGGCGCCGGCGTCAAAGCTTGGCCAGCTTGCCGATGCCATTATCCTGCTGCCCGCCGCGTCGAAATCCGACACAGGCGAGCGCGCTTCACAGCAGTACGCCGGTTCCCTCTTTGAGCAGGCCGTCCTGCTGGTGATGGACACGCTCTTCCACGCGCTGTGGAAGTCCGGCACGCAGAGCTCGGAGGAGCTGCTGAAGCGCCACGCCAACCTTGAGTAA
- a CDS encoding RNA polymerase sigma factor gives MQTNPVGMTNGYRAPRTASAANDRADLLDAMVEHRNYLNRVAFSILRHAEDAEDAVQAAYLSAWTGWASFRQQSSLKTWLTTIVMNKALTEVRKRRQTCLSMDADPLLMADAEWQLSVGQVTPEQHVIREQSVRRLQERMARLPQPTRTIVMLRFGQDLSLEEVALSSGTTRSSVNWHLSRGCKALRKSVARRRMLI, from the coding sequence ATGCAGACGAATCCTGTTGGGATGACGAATGGATATCGCGCGCCGAGGACGGCGAGCGCGGCGAATGATCGCGCGGATTTGCTGGACGCGATGGTGGAACATCGGAACTATCTGAATCGAGTAGCGTTCTCGATCCTGCGCCATGCGGAGGACGCCGAGGATGCGGTGCAGGCGGCCTACCTGTCGGCGTGGACGGGGTGGGCATCGTTTCGCCAGCAGTCGTCGCTGAAGACGTGGCTGACGACGATTGTGATGAACAAGGCGCTGACCGAAGTGCGGAAGCGGCGGCAGACGTGCCTGTCGATGGATGCGGACCCGTTGCTGATGGCGGATGCCGAGTGGCAGTTATCCGTGGGGCAGGTGACGCCGGAGCAGCATGTGATCCGCGAGCAGAGTGTGCGGCGGTTGCAGGAGCGGATGGCGCGATTGCCGCAGCCTACGCGAACCATCGTGATGCTGCGGTTCGGGCAGGACCTGAGTCTGGAAGAGGTTGCGCTGAGCAGCGGGACGACGCGGTCGTCGGTGAACTGGCATTTGTCGCGTGGGTGTAAGGCTTTGCGGAAGAGTGTGGCCCGACGGCGGATGTTGATTTGA
- a CDS encoding MarC family protein — MPVWNSFLIAFTALLPLINPLGSSLVFLGLVGQVPSGVYRALARKIAINNIIFLCIFELLGSAILHFFGISLPIVQVSGGLVIAAIGWGVLNAKDSQALADTKKEEAQLGSEQALRGSDYALVNLQEKAFYPFTFPVTSGPGTLVVLLTLSARFSGDHGTAALLAHLGLFLAILVLSAAVYFCYAYAARITKAIPPATAHGIMRVMGFILLCIGVQISWNGIAFLLRSVFHPHP; from the coding sequence TTGCCCGTCTGGAATTCATTTCTCATAGCCTTCACGGCCCTGCTACCCCTGATCAACCCACTCGGCTCATCCCTGGTCTTCCTCGGGTTGGTCGGGCAGGTGCCGTCGGGCGTCTATCGCGCGCTCGCCCGCAAGATCGCTATCAACAACATCATCTTCCTCTGCATCTTTGAACTGCTTGGCTCGGCGATTCTGCACTTCTTCGGCATCTCGCTGCCCATCGTTCAGGTCTCCGGAGGCCTTGTGATCGCGGCGATTGGCTGGGGAGTCCTCAATGCGAAGGACTCACAGGCGCTGGCCGACACCAAAAAGGAAGAAGCCCAACTGGGAAGCGAACAAGCCCTGCGGGGCTCGGACTACGCGCTCGTCAATCTGCAGGAGAAGGCCTTCTATCCCTTCACCTTTCCCGTCACCTCAGGCCCGGGCACGCTCGTCGTGCTGCTCACATTGAGCGCACGCTTCTCCGGCGACCACGGCACCGCTGCCCTGCTCGCTCATCTCGGACTCTTCCTCGCCATCCTCGTTCTCAGCGCCGCCGTCTACTTCTGTTACGCCTACGCAGCCCGCATCACCAAGGCGATCCCACCTGCAACCGCGCACGGCATCATGCGCGTCATGGGCTTCATCCTGCTCTGCATCGGCGTGCAGATCTCATGGAACGGCATCGCCTTCCTGCTCCGGTCAGTCTTCCATCCGCATCCGTAG
- a CDS encoding Swt1 family HEPN domain-containing protein has product MDDQLYAFAFRGLLTEQALDGTQRELRSARSPNLDQGVARSVALETLDPEFVLRARRMATAYTAIAAFENGVREFVLKRLLESDGENWWQNCVSERIRKKAESRREEEAKVRWHTPRGDQLLNYTEFGDLTAIISQNWEKFEVHLREIDWVRHIISTLERSRNVIMHSGELANADLERVGSVIRDWIKQVGA; this is encoded by the coding sequence ATGGATGACCAGCTTTACGCATTTGCATTCCGCGGCTTGCTTACTGAGCAAGCACTCGATGGCACGCAAAGAGAGCTTAGGTCCGCACGCTCTCCTAATCTCGATCAAGGCGTGGCACGAAGCGTCGCACTGGAAACACTAGATCCCGAATTTGTTTTGCGAGCTCGCCGGATGGCGACTGCTTATACGGCGATCGCAGCGTTCGAAAACGGAGTTCGAGAGTTCGTTTTGAAGAGACTTCTTGAATCCGATGGAGAGAATTGGTGGCAGAATTGCGTCAGCGAGCGCATCCGTAAGAAAGCTGAGAGCAGGCGCGAGGAAGAGGCGAAAGTCCGTTGGCATACTCCACGTGGGGATCAACTCCTGAACTACACGGAGTTTGGAGACCTCACCGCGATAATCTCGCAAAATTGGGAAAAGTTTGAGGTTCATCTTCGTGAGATAGATTGGGTGCGGCACATCATCAGCACGTTAGAGCGGTCCCGAAACGTCATCATGCATAGCGGTGAACTCGCAAACGCGGACCTCGAAAGGGTCGGGTCCGTGATCCGCGATTGGATCAAGCAAGTAGGTGCCTAA